From Camelina sativa cultivar DH55 chromosome 5, Cs, whole genome shotgun sequence:
aaaatatgttttaattatattttataatattacaaatgTTGGTTATATAATGTATGcaatattaggaaaaaaaaactagaaactgtagttatagtataatatattttattaaaaaaacaaatatattacattataaaaactttaaaattttgttaattccttctttttttttcaccacttaagattttcttatatgtataaaaaatataaccaCTTAATACAGTTGATTTTGTATTAAgatataatttgatatgattaattttattttaaacaaaaaagtaaaatttaacataaagttctcaaataaaaatatcttgGTATGGTTTTTATAGGTTAAAAACCTAAAAGCCGAACGTATTCCCAAGAAAAAAATACGAATAATCCAAGTTGAAGTAAAAAAGTATGGATCAATTACCATGCAACTCCCACgttgacgacgacgacgaccaTGGTTGGACGAAAGTCGTGTCCCGGAAGAAAAAAGGTTCCGGCAGGAATGAACGACGGATCCTGACAGAGAATAAGACGGTTTCTGCTGATGTAAAGGAGATTCTGAGGGCAGAAACAGCTAAAAATCCACAAcccaagaacaagaagaagaagaagaagaagaaggaggagactGTGAGGGCAGAAACACCTAACAATCCACAACCCAAGAAGGATGAGAAGAAGCCGATAATGTCTTTGTCCGAGGCTATGGCAAAGATCGACCATTCAAGTCTTGCGGCTTTCCTCGCCGTATCATTGGTAAGTACATCATGAGCTGATGTAAAATTCAGCTCGatccttttgttttagttactTAAAATcagaattcaatttttttttgtttttttgttaaataggAATCGTATTCGGATGAGCCAGTGACTCAGCTATTAAGATTTATGAATTACATCGGGAGAGAACTTACCGAGGTGCAATTTCCATGGCTGGAGATGTTTCCTTTTGAGGGTACTTGGCCCAAGGTTATCGATGTCATGAATGTGagctgtttcttcttttttggttcaGAGATTTTGAAGTCTATGTTAGATTGTTGAAGCTGATTGtttataaactcttttttttttcatatataaacagGTTCCGTTGTGTGATATTCCTGAACCTATCTCTAACACATCAGTCAGTTGGATCCTTCAACTTCCAGTTATGCAACTCTCTGGCTTTGTAGTGTGGGCGTTTGGTTGTACTATCACTCATTTGGAAGCACAACAAAAAGGTGCCAAATCTGGCAAGATCGGTGAACAACCTACTTCTCCCAAACCTCATGTAAACTTTTGCAATACCTTTCTCTTAATAATTGTCGCTTTCACTTATATGTATTATGATGTGGTTGAATTACCTTTGTTTGACTAACTCCATTAttgttctctttgtttttcttttccgatTAGATGCCAATATTTGTTACATTGGCAATGGTAGTGCATTGGAGACCTGAAGCTTTGACTTATGCACTGCCGACTATTAGGGGGAGGCGTTATTTTCAAGGACAGGACAGGCTTCCGCTTACAGTTTGGATGATGGCTGTGGTTCGTGTTTTCCTTTATGTGAACTTTGGACCAAGAGAGTGTCGAAACTTGTGTGTTTTCTGTGATCTGTTGTATTATGAAATTCATTTGAACTGTAAAACTGTGGACAGGCCTCCCAGCATAATTTAGGTGCAGGGTTGTATTCATGGGCGCACAACTTGTTACCAGTAGTGGGTAATACGAGCTGCAACCCTCAGTCAACGGATCTTATCCTGCAGTTGGTTGAGGAGTGAGTCGGAAGTTTTCTTTTGATTGATCTCCTTTGCTATATAATATAANGTTTGGATGATGGCTGTGGTTCGTGTTTTCCTTTATGTGAACTTTGGACCAAGAGAGTGTCGAAACTTGTGTGTTTTCTGTGATCTGTTGTATTATGAAATTCATTTGAACTGTAAAACTGTGGTGGACAACTTAGGTGCAGCGTTGTTTTCATGGGCGCACAACTTGCTACCAGTAGTGGGTAATACGAGCTGCAACCCTCAGTCAACGGATCTTATCCTGCAGTTGGTTGAGGAGTGAGTCGGAAGTTTTCTTTTGATTGATCTCCTttgctatataatataaacaaacatcTCATCTTTGTTTAATGCAATTTTCTTATCAGAATTGTTGCGGATCCAGAGGCTTGGACGATGCGTAGGAACCAAGCTGGTATTGTGCATCAGCGAATGATTCCGCCTCCTTCATTTGAGATCTTGCTGCGGCTTACATTCCCTGCTTCATCTGCAAGAGTAAAAGTAAGTTAGTAATATTtggaatatataaaaacacaaacctTGATGCTTTTGTCTATTCTGATCACAAGCATGGTCTCTGTACGAACACAGGCTACAGAGAGGTTTGAGGCAGTTTATCCCTCGCTGAAAGAAGTGGCTCTTACCGGTGAACCAGGAAACAAGGCAATGCAAGAAGTCATTCAACAGATATTCTCTTTGTCTTTGAAACTTGCTGGAGAAGGTATACATATACTAGCtagtaacaaacaaattttgaatCCTTGACAGTTCTAATGTGTTACTGTTGTGTCACAGGAAATCCTGCTTTAGCCAAGGAAGCTACAGCAATAGCTATATGGTGTGTCACCGAAAACGTTGATTGCTGCAAGCACTGGGACAGTCTCTATACGAAGAATATAGAAGCTAGTGTTGCTCTTCTTAATAAGCTTGTCGACGAATGGAAGGATCATTCCCTCAAACTATTCTCATCAGCGAGAAAAATTTTCACTGTCACTGAAACTATGAA
This genomic window contains:
- the LOC104786701 gene encoding uncharacterized protein LOC104786701 encodes the protein MDQLPCNSHVDDDDDHGWTKVVSRKKKGSGRNERRILTENKTVSADVKEILRAETAKNPQPKNKKKKKKKKEETVRAETPNNPQPKKDEKKPIMSLSEAMAKIDHSSLAAFLAVSLESYSDEPVTQLLRFMNYIGRELTEVQFPWLEMFPFEGTWPKVIDVMNVPLCDIPEPISNTSVSWILQLPVMQLSGFVVWAFGCTITHLEAQQKGAKSGKIGEQPTSPKPHMPIFVTLAMVVHWRPEALTYALPTIRGRRYFQGQDRLPLTVWMMAVASQHNLGAGLYSWAHNLLPVVGNTSCNPQSTDLILQLVEEIVADPEAWTMRRNQAGIVHQRMIPPPSFEILLRLTFPASSARVKATERFEAVYPSLKEVALTGEPGNKAMQEVIQQIFSLSLKLAGEGNPALAKEATAIAIWCVTENVDCCKHWDSLYTKNIEASVALLNKLVDEWKDHSLKLFSSARKIFTVTETMKSFRLKNEKAITEGGANASLYKEADKSCKFISRRISHVWFRHYCFKATAVVLAVAAGLATAAAVAAAGVATFAAIVLFIYPELRDLLW